In Desulfobacter hydrogenophilus, the genomic stretch ACCCGGCCGTCACCTGTAATGACAGAGACCACCTTGACCCCCATGGATTCATAATATTTTTTTATGATCCATGTCTCTCCGCCAATATTAAATTCACCCAGAATATTGATGGAATCCGGAAGGGTAACCCGGGGGGCCTTATTTCTTTCGATCAGACTGAACAAGGCGTCGCAGGCGGCCTTGTACCCGTCTTTTTTGGTGCCTTTAAATCCTTCGGAGTGGACAGCGATGACAGGGATACCGGTCTGATCTTCCACCTGGCGGCAGATCGCGTCCACGTCATCACCAATAATGCCCACAATGCACGTACAATAGATAAAGGCGGCTTTGGGCGAATATTTTTCAATCAGCTCCAGCAATGCCTTTTTCAGCTTTTTTTCTCCGCCATAGATAATATCGGTCTCTGACAGGTCCGTTGAAAAACTCATCCGGTGAAGCTCCGGGCCCGAAGACTGGGCCCCTCTGATATCCCAGGTATAGGAGGCACACCCGATGGGGCCGTGAATCAGATGCAAGGCATCGGCGATGGGATAAAGCACCACCCTTGAGCCGCAGAATACACAGGCCCGCTGACTGACTGCGCCGGCCAGACTCTTGGTTTCACATTCCATCTTAAAGGGCTGGTTACCCTTCTGGTAGATCTGGTTTTCCCGCTGTTTGAGTACCGATATGGAGGTCATTTTATTTATCCTTTACTTACTGCTGTCATTTACTCTACCAGTTCAAAACGTTCTTCCGGTGCATCCCGGTCCGTGCGGTCCATCAGGGCACCCAAAATCTTTTCCAGGAAATGCAACCCGCCTTTGTATCCCACGGTGGGAAAGTAGGAGTGACCGACCCGGTCCAGAATGGGGAATCCGTGGCGTACAAACGGAATGTCCTCGTCCCGGGCAATGTACTTGCCGTAGGTATTGCAGATGAGCAGGTCCACAGGTTCGTTTTTGATCAACTGATGCAGGTGGAACAGGTCGCTTGGACTCTTGACGTTGATCTCGTCTCCGAACCGGGCCGTAACTTCCTTGATCCGCTTGGTAAAGGCCTTGCCCGGGGTGCCGGTAACGATGTGAACCGGTTTCATGCCGATGGTCACCAGAAATTCGGTCAGGGCGATGACCTGATCCGGGTCTCCGGCAATGGCCACCTTTTTGCCGTACAGGTGGGGCTGCATGTCTGAGATCACATCTAAAAGCTGGCCGCGTTCCTGGTTAATGGTATCGGGTACCGAGACGCCGGCTGCGGTGCGCAGGGCATCAACAAACCGGTCTGTGGCCAAAAGGCCGATGGGCAGATCCTGCACCTGGCAGGGGACCTTGAACTGAGAGTCAATCGCTCTGACCGGATCTGCCGAGGCCCAGGCGCCCAGCCCGATGGAGCCGATACTGTCGCCGATACTCTTCAATTCTTCGATGGAAACGCCGCCCTTGGGGTACATATTGAATTTGCCGGTCATAGGGCCGTTCAAAATACCCGAGGTGTCCGGGAAGAGGATGGATTCAATGCCCAACATCGCAGCGATCCGCTTCATTTCAGCCATATCCGAAGGCTCCACAAATCCGGGCACAATGTTGACTTTCCCGTTGGATTTGCCGGTCTTTTCAGCAAGCTGGAGGGCCATAGACTTAACCATGTTGGAAAAACCTGTGACATGGGATCCCACATAGGATGGGGTGGATGTATGGACAACATACTTGCCTTCGGGGATTGTGCCGTCTTTATAGGCCTTCTTGACAATCTGGTTCACGTCGTCGCCAATGGTTTCCGACAGACAGGTGGTGTGCACCGCAACCACGTCCGGCTTATACGTGGTGAAGATGGTTAGAAGGGCCTGAAGCAGGTTGGCCTGGCCACCGAATACCGATGCCCCTTCAGTAAAGGAGGAGGTGGCCGCCATAATGGGTTCACGGTAATGACGGGTCAGCGCGGACCTGTGATAGGCGCAGCAGCCCTGGGAACCATGACTGTGAGGCAGGCAGCCATGGATCCCTAAGCCTGCGTACATGGCCCCGATGGGCTGGCAGGTCTTCGCCGGGTTAACAGACAGGACTTTTCTTTCTTTAATCTCTTTGGGTGTATGTCGAAGCAGCATAAGTTTACTCCTGTTGCTTTTTATCTATGTTTTCAGGTATTTTTTATACGAAAGTCTGTGTAACCTACCCAGATCTTTCAACTCTCGTTGTGGGCTGAGTCTGGGTGTTGATAGACCAGGTCAGCCCATGGCTGTTTTATATGAAAGTCTGGATAAGTTACTCAGATCTTTCAACCTTTGTTGTGGGCTGTGCCTGGGTATTGATAAACCAGGTCGGCCCATGGCTGTTATATGAAATCCTTGGCCCATGGCCGTTATTCCCCAACGAACGTGGCGGACAATTCGGGGTCCTTCTGCCAGGGGGCTTCCAGGTATTGCCAGATATTGGCATTGAGCATGCGGTCAATTTCTTCAAAAAAGTTTATCGCGCCTTTAAATACCGCGTATGGCCCACCCGTATCATAGGAGTGGAGCTGTTTCATGGGAATACCGTGCTTCTGAACTGCATATTTTTCCTTGATACCGGCACAGAAGATGTCCGGCTTGTACATGGCGATCAGGGTTTCTGTTTCGTGATGGCTGATGTCATCAACGATCAGGGAGCCTTTGGTCATTTCAGGGAGCAGACCCTCATACTCTTTAAACGGATACCCCTTTTCTTCCAGCGCCTGCATCTGTTCCGGGGTCTTTCTGGGGCTGTACAGGTTTTCATCTTTTTCTATGGTCAATTCTTCAATATTTCTGGAATCGGCATCAACCTTGATATCCGGAATGACATGGCGTCCTTCATAATCATCCCTGTGGGCAAATTCGTATCCGGCGGACAGCACCTTCATGCCGATCTCTTTGAACAGTTCCTGGTAGTGGTGGGCCCGGGAACCACCCACAAACATCATGGCGGTTTTGCCCTCACACCGTTTTTTGACATCTTTGATTTTGGCCTCAACGGGAATCATCTCCTCGGCAATCACCTCTTCCACCCGGTCAATGAGTTCCTGGTCTTCAAAATAAGCGGCTATTTTACGCAGGCTGCTGGCGGTTGACGTTGGTCCCGTAAAGCTGATTTTTATCCAGGGAATGCCGTACTTTGTCTCCAGCATGTCTGCGACGTAGTTAATGGATCTGTGGCACATGACCGCATTGAGATCTGCGGTGTGACAGTTGGCAAACTGGTCAACGGTGGAATTGCCTGAAAATGTGGAAACAAGGTCAATGCCACACTTATGCAACAATTCGTCAATGATGAACCCGTCGCCGCCGATGTTGTATTCACCCAGCAAATTAATTTTAAATTTCGCGTCCATGACCGTGTCATTCAAGCCCACAACATGTTTAAAAATGGCGTTGTTGGCAATATGATGGCCAGCGGACTGGCTCACGCCCTTGTAGCCTTCACAGGAAAATCCAAAAATATTGATGCCAAGCTTTTCCTTCATCTCCCTTGCCACGGCATGGACATCATCGCCGATCAGACCCACCGGACAGGTGGAAAAGATGGAGATGGCCTTGGGTTTAAAAATGTCATAGGCCTCCTGAATGGCCGCTTTAAGTTTCTTTTCCCCGCCGAAAACAATGTCTTCGTCCTTCATGTCCGTGGAAAAGCAGTAGGTCATATAATTGTCGGCATCGTCTGATGGGGGACGGGTCTGGTTGCGCCGGGTCAGCCAGGAATAAAATCCGCAGCCGATGGGGCCATGGGTTAAATTGATGATATCCCGGGTCGGACCCATAATAACGCCTTTGCAGCCGGCATAGCAGCATCCGCGCTGGGTGATGATGCCCGGAACGGTCCTGACATTGGCGCCTACCTGGAGGCCCTCTTTATCATCGCTTGAAACCGGGGTGATCTGTTTGCCGCGTTTCCGGGCCACTTTGGGCGGATACTTGGACAGTATTTCTTTTTTTATATCTTCCGGGTTAACGGTATGGGTTCGTTCGCCTGTCATATGTTTATACCCCTATCTTTTCTCTCATGTTATTTTACTTAAAATTCGTCAAGAACGGCATCTCCGCTTTCAGATGTCCTCACGGAGATGGAGTCGTCGGTGGGCATGACCCATATGACCCCGTCTCCTGTTTTTCCGGTTTGGTTGGCGTCTATAATGGTGTCTACGGTTTTTTGAACCAGTTTGTCCGGCACAACCACAAAGATGGCCCGCTTGGGCTGGAGGCCGTCGCTCTGGCCCAGCTGGGCAATGGCCTCTTCATGCCCCTCTTGCGCACCCTTAAGCAGCTCCATGCTCACCAGGGCTTTGCCGCGTCCCAGACACTCCTGGGCGGTCATGGAAGAAACACCCGCGCCAATCAAGGCCTTTTTGGTCGCATTGATCTTGTTCATGCGAACAATAGCCATGATCTCTTTCATGATGCCACCGCCAGGTCTTCATCAAGGTCTATGTCTTTTTTGCCTGAGCTGATGGTATAAGACTCAATGATCGGAGAGATAAAAATCTTGCCGTCGCCAAAGGCGCCTTTCTCACCGGTCTTTGCGGTTTGTAAAATGGTTTTAAGGACAAAATCACGATCTTTTTCATCGATAACCGATAAAAGCATCTCCTTGGGAATTTCGTCATAGGTGATTTCACCGATTTTGATTCCCCGCTGTTTTCCACGTCCGGCCACACTCATCCGGGTGACCGCCGGATATCCTGATTCCATGAGGGCGGCCATGACTGCGTTAACTTTTTCAGGGCGAACGATGGCTTTAATCATTACTTTCATTTAAATATTCCTTATGGTTCTTAGGTTTTTGGTTACGCCGCGATCCCGTATTCAATGAGCAGGGACTCCAGTTCTTCAATCTCAAGGGGCGTGGGGATGACAAACGTTTTATTTTCATCCATTTTTCTGGCCAGGGCCCGGTATTCATCTGCCTGGGGGTGGTCCGGCGCAAAATCAATAACCGTTTTTCTGTTGATCTCAGCCTGCTGAACCATGTTGTGCCTGGGAACAAAGTGGATCATCTGGGTGCCCAGTTTCTTGGCCAGCTGTAAAATCATTTCCTCTTCGTTGTCGACCTGACGGGAGTTACAGATCAAGCCGCCGAGACGAACTCCGCCGGACTGGGCAAATTTTACGATACCCTTGCAGATGTTGTTGGCCGCGTACATAGCCATCATCTCG encodes the following:
- the nifK gene encoding nitrogenase molybdenum-iron protein subunit beta; its protein translation is MLLRHTPKEIKERKVLSVNPAKTCQPIGAMYAGLGIHGCLPHSHGSQGCCAYHRSALTRHYREPIMAATSSFTEGASVFGGQANLLQALLTIFTTYKPDVVAVHTTCLSETIGDDVNQIVKKAYKDGTIPEGKYVVHTSTPSYVGSHVTGFSNMVKSMALQLAEKTGKSNGKVNIVPGFVEPSDMAEMKRIAAMLGIESILFPDTSGILNGPMTGKFNMYPKGGVSIEELKSIGDSIGSIGLGAWASADPVRAIDSQFKVPCQVQDLPIGLLATDRFVDALRTAAGVSVPDTINQERGQLLDVISDMQPHLYGKKVAIAGDPDQVIALTEFLVTIGMKPVHIVTGTPGKAFTKRIKEVTARFGDEINVKSPSDLFHLHQLIKNEPVDLLICNTYGKYIARDEDIPFVRHGFPILDRVGHSYFPTVGYKGGLHFLEKILGALMDRTDRDAPEERFELVE
- the nifD gene encoding nitrogenase molybdenum-iron protein alpha chain, which gives rise to MTGERTHTVNPEDIKKEILSKYPPKVARKRGKQITPVSSDDKEGLQVGANVRTVPGIITQRGCCYAGCKGVIMGPTRDIINLTHGPIGCGFYSWLTRRNQTRPPSDDADNYMTYCFSTDMKDEDIVFGGEKKLKAAIQEAYDIFKPKAISIFSTCPVGLIGDDVHAVAREMKEKLGINIFGFSCEGYKGVSQSAGHHIANNAIFKHVVGLNDTVMDAKFKINLLGEYNIGGDGFIIDELLHKCGIDLVSTFSGNSTVDQFANCHTADLNAVMCHRSINYVADMLETKYGIPWIKISFTGPTSTASSLRKIAAYFEDQELIDRVEEVIAEEMIPVEAKIKDVKKRCEGKTAMMFVGGSRAHHYQELFKEIGMKVLSAGYEFAHRDDYEGRHVIPDIKVDADSRNIEELTIEKDENLYSPRKTPEQMQALEEKGYPFKEYEGLLPEMTKGSLIVDDISHHETETLIAMYKPDIFCAGIKEKYAVQKHGIPMKQLHSYDTGGPYAVFKGAINFFEEIDRMLNANIWQYLEAPWQKDPELSATFVGE
- a CDS encoding P-II family nitrogen regulator, with product MKEIMAIVRMNKINATKKALIGAGVSSMTAQECLGRGKALVSMELLKGAQEGHEEAIAQLGQSDGLQPKRAIFVVVPDKLVQKTVDTIIDANQTGKTGDGVIWVMPTDDSISVRTSESGDAVLDEF
- a CDS encoding P-II family nitrogen regulator gives rise to the protein MKVMIKAIVRPEKVNAVMAALMESGYPAVTRMSVAGRGKQRGIKIGEITYDEIPKEMLLSVIDEKDRDFVLKTILQTAKTGEKGAFGDGKIFISPIIESYTISSGKKDIDLDEDLAVAS